ATTTAACCTAACCATGCAAGAAACGTTTTACTTTGATAACATGATGGAATTAGCTGCCTCAGACTGATTGGCATTATCAGTTCTATGACTGACGTAGTCTTAATTGGGACCCTGTTGTCATTGACAGCTCAGCTGTATCAGCATAATAGCTTTCAATGTGTCCTGTACTGGTCTGTCCATGGAACAAGTAGTTTTCTCAAGAGTGTATTCCTTTATACTCAGAGCACTGCTGCATACTTGGCACCTCACTGCAATACCACTATTGCTTCCGGCTTATTTATAATTTAATTGAAGCATTCATAACACAGTTTGGTTactctgacaaaagaaaaagtgaagtcTGTGCGAATGAATCCAAATATGGCAATTTGGCAGTTTAGAATTATATTCAGTAGCTATATAATCTATTTAATCAGTGATTATATTGGTATTGATtgattgtaaaataaaaaattaacatTCTGTCCCTTTCTCTCTAAAAATTGAGTCTGTCAGCAGAGGCTCATCTTAAAATTTCAGGATCAAAACAATAGGATAGAAATTGTTTAGGTTACAATAATGTAAACAGAATGGCAGGCTTACCTCGCAAATTATGtcatatcacacacacgcacatacataaTCAGATGTCCTAGGCATGTCAGACCCCTAATCTCAGCATAATCCGATAAGTAAGCATCAGCCTGGCACACAGTAAGTGGTTGTGACAACAGTGTGTCCAACTGTGTGGACCCATgcccatgtacacacacagcatattgCAGATAGTTAGCTTTGATTGTGTCAAAGTGTTGAAAATTGCTGTTAAGGCTATATTCACactaaaacagcatttttttcacttcactccAAAAACAGTGCTCTGCCAGGTGCATTACTGGGTGCATTTTGTtgcctggaggtgtgtttgtcCTTAAAATATGGAATATGTAGACAGCGTCATGTGAAATCATGGTAGCTCAGTATCAAACTCACAATGAAGTTTATTGGAGTATATTATCAACACCGAAAACATCAGACAACAGGATTTGTTCTCAGCCCACCTTGACTTCTGTTTTACACACTTACGCCAGTGTGAACATAAATGATGCGTCTATCAGTTGCGATAGCAAAATGTATAAAATTCAACTGCACACCTGAAGTACAGGTGCAGAGGAGATTAAGATCAAGCAAAAAAGTGATGAAGTCCTACAAAAGTTTCTAATGTGGCTATTGTGTCTGTCAGGTCATACCAACTTTGCAATCGCCACTTCCAGATATATCCTCACACAGTTAACCACAATGACTGCTCCAGACAGCTACTTTCTGTGTTAAACTTCAGTCAGACTCTGAGGTGCTTGAAATGATTCAtgcaaaaaacatgtttacttgGAAATTTATTTGGCTCCCGTGGTTTGTGCCAATATACTGTAGCTTGTTTTTAATGAGTCTTTGTTTCTCCAAACCTCTACAGTGAAGGCAGTGAGTTAGCACACCTCACCTGCTCTTTGTATGGACCCGTCAGGTCAtccagtttgtgtgttttgtttgcagacTGCCATCAAGATGTCTGCCTCGACCCAGGAAGAAGAGGAGTTGCCTGCCAATCATACAGGTCAGACGCACAAGTCAAATACATGTAACAGACAGGAATTGCTAAAATGGGAGTCTCACTCAGTATAGTGTAACTTCAGTCAATCAGATGTACTACAATGTTGTGTCTTTATGAAAACTAACTTCAAAGTGGTTTCAACTGTACGTTATATTTAAATATGTCTTAATGAAGTACagtaatgtttttgtgtgcatttctttttgtctgcaggTCCAAAAGGTGTAATTAATGACTGGCGAAGGTTTAAGTTGGACAGTGTGGATCAGACTATCCCTCATAGCAAAAGAGAGTTGCTCAGACAAATGTCCAGTCCACGAGAAGATGACAAGGAGAGACTCAACAGAAAGGTGGGTGGGTGGCGATACTCACAGatcctcacacacagaaaaacataccATTGGCAGATTTTATTGTCAATGAGGGGATGATTTGACCACAATTGCACTGACGTGTGCtaacaaaatcaaaacagtaTGTAGAGACATAAGAAGAGAATCAAAATCATCAAGTACGTACGGTACACACAACAACAGTGAGCTGTGGCTTGATTGTACCTCATTTGTACATTGCTTTGGACAGAAATatacaaaagaaagaaaaaaaaaatcaaatgttatATAAAAATGAGGCAGTAAAATGTACGTCTTCCTCTTCAGATGAGTGTCCAGGAGTATGAACTGATCCAAGAAGAGGATGAACGTTGCCTGAAACGCTACAGAAAACAGTGTATGCAGGAAATGCACGAGCGCCTGAGCTTCGGTCCTACGTTTGAAGCAGTGTGTGAGCTTGAGAGTGGAGAAGACTTCCTGCAAGTCATAGAGAAGGAACATCGGTTGACCCTCGTGGTAGTCCACATCTACCAGCATGGTATCAAAGGTTAgcgtttttttaaattttgtcgTTTAAGTCTTTGCTCATTGACTCGAGTTACAACCACAGCATTGATCAGCTAACATGCTCCAACATGTACTCCAGAAATATCTTTGTTTTCCTGAGGGTGGTTCTACAGTGGTGTTTGCTAATAGTACATGTCTGCATAATTTGACCTCTGTCAGGCTGTGAACAGCTGAACTCCTGTCTGGACTGTCTGGCTTCGGAGTACTCCAGTGTTAAATTTTGCCGTATTGATGCTGTGGCGACAGGCGCCGCTGAGCGCTTCTCTGCTGACGTGAGTAAActatgaaaagaaaatgatggaggtatattattaatattagaCTAGATTAATTAATTCAATCAATGTAACACCCATTGTGACATTGGGCTGTAGTATTAGAAGTATAAGTGATAATAGCAGAGTTTGTAGCTAACcattaaatgtatatttaaGACTTTTTCAGAAGGTTCAGCggtaaacattaaaaattcagcCAAAGTGTTTGTTTCCCACCATTACATCACCATTAATTATCTGTATTGCGGCTGCATCTGATAAATCTTCCAATGCCAATTATCATTTTATTCAGCAAAACTCTGAGTGAAATCAAGG
The Chaetodon auriga isolate fChaAug3 chromosome 12, fChaAug3.hap1, whole genome shotgun sequence genome window above contains:
- the pdca gene encoding phosducin a; protein product: MSASTQEEEELPANHTGPKGVINDWRRFKLDSVDQTIPHSKRELLRQMSSPREDDKERLNRKMSVQEYELIQEEDERCLKRYRKQCMQEMHERLSFGPTFEAVCELESGEDFLQVIEKEHRLTLVVVHIYQHGIKGCEQLNSCLDCLASEYSSVKFCRIDAVATGAAERFSADVLPALLVYKAGELLGNFLSVTKHFHEEFFATDVEGFLNEYGLLPEKEFTACADDEEEGGDVE